Sequence from the Mytilus galloprovincialis chromosome 13, xbMytGall1.hap1.1, whole genome shotgun sequence genome:
ttaaactgaagcgggacgaacgaacgaacgaacggacgaacaaacgaacggagccacagaccagaaaacataatgcccctctactatcgtaggtggggcataataaatctTAAAAGAGGTAAAATTCGTACAGCTGCTAgctaatttttttacatttaaattttgtaaaatgttgtttttaaatataagagGTGCTATAACAGAAACACTTGTACAGATTTAATTCGGATATTCAAAGGTATTAAAAACATGACAATGTGTGATAAATCTAATCGACTACAGAATCATTAATCATTTTACTAACTTATATAACTTCCCCTGATTAAAGATTTGGAAAAGAGTACCATGAGTATCTCCTCATATTGACATTTTTAATATACATTACTGAAATTTGACTATTACTACATTGAATTATATactcctttgaattgtttaattttgtcatttcagggcctattatagctgactatgcggcatgagttttgctcattgttgaaggccgtacagtgacctatagttgttaacttctatgtcatttgatctcttgtggagagttgtctcattggcaatcatatctccTTATTTGTATTTATACGTACCTTTCTTTCCATTTTTTGAATCATCAGGTAAGTTGTTTGCATTAGCCTTAGTTTTTGAATACATTCCATCTGGGTTGCCTATAACAAAGTATAAGAAATCTTAGTTGATGACAAGTGTAAATTATACatcctttaaggtggtacccaacactttaactaaaattaatttggcttgtttaattttcataaaattttgacaaggtATTTACTgtgaccctttgacaaaattttcaaaattacaaaaaatttgaaccaaccattttatcagaaaaattacactggttatatagcagtttgacaaacacttattttgatcattgaaaagcttaatattccctcaTGAACACaagtcattaaaacgttctgctgattttacagagttatctccctgtagtgttaggtaccaccttaaatgtatCATCATTGTAAAAATGGTTTATGTATGTGTAGTCAAGACAGCAcacaaaaaatcattcaaatttgaatattaatgTAACAAAATTTTTCAACGAACCTGGAAATCTATACCTATATATattctttaaacaaaaataatgtgAACTTCTTGGGAACTTTGTCGCTCATAAATATTCTCTGCAATCATcaataataaatgtaaattacATGTCAGATGAAAATGAAAAGTCCATATTGCTTCTTATACtgcattttatcattttttttcttttcaaaatttcaaaaatgattgCAGTAGTGGAAACCTACTTTTAATGGTGTCTGCTTCTGCCCCTGGGTCTTCACTAGGTGCTGGTTCAGCGGGTGCTGTAACTTTACTTGTGTCTAACTTAGGACTGGTGTTATTTTGAGCCTGTCCACCAAGTCCCACAATTACTCCAGCGGCTATGGTCTCAAACTAAAAATGGATATCAAACATTATTAATAAGTTAACTTTTGGCTTGTGTCTTTCAGAAGGAGTCAACCCTATTGCTCAACAACTCAAAATACTATATTCTCACAGAAAACTCTACCAGTGTGTAAATAACTTGACCTTTGCAGCTTATCAACCAAGTTTTACAATAACTTCACTTTTTAAGGTCTTAATCAATTCATTGGTAATAAGGGTTCTTTTCATTTTATCTGTTAAAAAAATGCAAGACCTTATCTGAATAACGGAAATAAAATAAATCGTGCCAGCACATTGTTCCTATGTTATAATGCCCCTAACTGTGGTAAATTACTTAACTTAATGACATTCATTCTTAAGATTCCATTTTTTCAATATGTCCATGCTTTTCATATAAGTTTCTTGCTCAATACATTGTGACCCTTGTTTATTGTTAACAATGTAAGTTTAGTCCAAATGGTGGAATCAGAAGGGGAGTGCCCTGTATTAACTTACCTTATAAACTAATTTGTAGTCATCACACGTCTGTATCCACTGTGGAACCTCAAAGAATCTTGGAGACAGGAACTTAGTAGGATCAACCGTCCCATTGCCTTTCATCATGGCAAAGTGGATACTGTTGAATGGATAACAAGGTGACTGTTTTGCAGTACCAATGGGAGCTCCTGCAGCAATCTATTAATAGCAAATACATCGTGTTATTTGGTTTTTAACAGATGTCATATGGGTCATAAATGGACAAACTTACAGCATGTAGACTCATCAGCAGTTCAAACATAAACGTTAACTAGAAACTGTAGAGGAATCTTTATTATAATTGATCTTGTAATTTTTTCAAGAATTTTGGGAAATgaaacacaaacaataaaaaaaattattttgttaaatgcAGTTTTCATCATACTACAGGGGTATTATCGAAAATATAATATTAAGTAAAGGTCAACATGCTTTTTTTTAAGCTACATGCTTTGCAGAATTCTGCATATAATGTAAGGATTTTACTTCTAATCTAAGCACTAATAAGGGCCTCGGTGACCTAGTGGTTAAGTAGTTCAGTTCAagtactgtatcactagcctgtcaatcaacactgaggttgtgagtttgagtCCCACACATGGCAGGTGTgatcaactccaatcttaatttgTTAGAATTGTTAGTTACATAAGGTCAATGGTTTTCTCCAGCTTCCTCCAACAATGAAAATTTGCCGTCACAAAATAGCCAACAatgttgaaagtggcattaaacaccaatcaatcatcACTTGTATGTATTCAGACAGAAATTCAAATGATAGAATTTCAAAATACATATGAGAAGATTGCTCTTACAAAATGCTATGAGAAATAATAAGGAATTAAGAGTGCATGAGGATGTGTCACCTGTTATTGCACATGAGGGCATACAAATTGTCACCAAATTATTTTCTAAATGATTTTTTACAACAGCAATACAGTTAAATCTATTATAAAACTATATGACGCATTTATCTCCCTTGATCGATTAGTTGGTCCAAGTATAtcagttttattaataaaacttaCCCTGTTTTCAATGTAAAGTTGGTCTGTTTTATGCAGAATAGTTGTATTGACTGAAACACCATTTATATAGATCTTTATGTCCTTTAAGGCAGCTGTGTTTGCCTCAATGATAACCTCATCAGGATTGTCTCCCTTGTAAACAATTCCTGGGAAAGGAGCAATCACCTGTAACAAATATTTATAACTGTAAGCTTCAGAAATTTACATATTTCccattaaaacaaattaaatttaatttcaagatcaGAAGTATGTGAAAActttaatatttgaaacaaacaaaGTAATATAACATAACATATGTGTATAATcctataaattttcacttttatACCAATTAAAACAAAGTTGAGATTTCAAGTTGCTTATAATTGTCACTGCCAGAGAGAGAGAGACTTTTAACATGTCAAACTCTAAACATTGCCaagttcccccccccccccatccttTTTCAAAATTCTGGATTCACATCTGTATGCCATAAATGAAGTACAACACAGATATAAAAGTTTCTTTCCTATCCTCTCACATCAATCTTAATAGAATGTACATACTGTTTGTCCAacatcaatttcaaggtcaacaCCTTCTACAGCATATTCTGCTTGGCCACTTTTTTCAATCGTAGACGGATAAAATCCTTTTCCTTTACAAGGCCCTGCATCTAATCTGTACAATCTTGGAAAGTCCTTGTGGCATTTGGGTCCAAAAATTGTGTTAATAACAGACTGTCCAAATTCATATCTGAAATATTGTTAAATtgtgatatatatgtattttatgagATATTCATAGGCAACCTCAGTGTTTTCCCCTATAATTAAAGGTAAGTTATTTATTTCCTCAATAAACAAAGATAAGCTAATCATGTCAACAATAAGTAAATGTAAGCTATACCAAGATAAGCTATTCATCTCCTCAATTAACAAAGATTAGCTATTCATGTccttaataaacaaacaaaaaagctaTTCATGTCCTCAATAAACAAAGATAAGCTTTTCATGTccttaataaacaaacaaaaaagctaTTCATGTCCTCAATAAACAAAGATAAGCTTTTCATGTCCTCAATAAACACAGATAAGCTATTTAagtcttcaaataaaaaaaagataagctATTCATGTcctcaataaaaacaaaaatatactagtcatgtttacaaaaaacaaatgtataaaagCTAGTAGCTTAGCTTTAAACGTGTTATAGATCAAAATCAATTATTATGATAAATCAGAATTTTTATAAAGTACAATTTTTTTGATACTTTCTATCTTTAATAACTGTGAAAATAATGCCAATAGCTACAGGCATTTGAAATTCCAAAAGATAACTACCATCAGACTCCATGAATCATCACTCCTAACAACCTTTAAGACCTTTATAGCTGTTTTACCCCctatgatttgtttttatatgagtTTGTTAAACCCTAAGCTTGTCAGTCAAAATCCCTATCAATAAATATTACcacaaaaagttaaaacaaaaacattttagacaaaattgacttaaAACATACCCTTCTTTCAGTATAGCATATGCTTCTTTCACTTTTTTCACAAGAGCAAAGAAGTCTccatattttttcataaatttatctGCAATTCCTCGGAGATCATCAAACGGTTCCAAAAGTTCATCGATAATATTAGTTAGATTATCAATGatctgttcttttatttgttgctgttaataaaaaaataaaaattaaatgagcTATATGATAATAATAGCtctaaatataaattataaatatatttgatgatgatgatggatggCTATTAATTGTcctatgcatattcaggacaagaacatgcTATTAATGTAATATGAATATTAGCTCTACTTTGTTCGAACTTGACATTCTGAACCAGATTTGTTGAATGCtggttcacaaggtaacagttcaTAGGAAGATATTTCACTTTATGCTGACACAttacagtaaattcagaaattgtgaTTGTTCAACAATTGATGCAAATATGATTTCAGGAAAAACTACTTATACATAGCGCTTTCAAAATTTAAGATGTAaggttttttatttttgtgacacCTATCTTGTTGCAATTTTTCGAAATGATAAAACCATCGTGAAAATTTATAGTATTTTGACCTGGTTggaccagtctttgctcttttttcttttttaatgtgctagttcacaaggttaCAGTGTGAAGGAAGACGTCTTTGCTTAACAACTGAATGTTATGTGCTTTTACAGATATGATGCATTAATATCAATTTTTAAGTCTTCATTTTTCTCCCACACTTGAGGAAAGCATACTTTCATGAGACCATTGAGATAGTCAACAGTAATGCAAATACAATTTCTTTGATATCAGTTTTATTGCTGACTCAAAATATACCAATTCCCAGAGATAACTTCATAAAACTGACAAGTCTAACTTACCTGTGACACTTTGCCTTTAGTGAATTTGGCCACAGGATCGTCTCCTTCAATAACAGTAGTTGCTATCCAGTTTGGTCCACCTGTAGCCAAggcttttatagcttgttgtgaAAGAGCCCAAATTTCTTCAAAAACTGTTGTAATATCCCACCAGTATGGTTTTTCatctgcaaaataaaaaatattttagttaCGAATGACAGCTGATTCAACCAACTGTATTTCACTtacatacttttttatataaatctctTAGTCTCAAACACTTTATTAACCTGTGCCATGCTGCAAAATGTGAACAGGAAGTTATATGACCAGAAAAACAAATTTGGGTATTTCTGTTTTTGAGTTTCTGGTACATGTAAGCTGTTTGTAGATTATTTCTTCAACATTGTTATAAACCACGACCTAAGTTTGACAGTGAATAAAGATGAAAGGAAGATAAACTAAATTATTATGTTCAGTCTGCATTTCATAggcctttttgtttttatatatatcaacttaCCTTTTAAGAAGAAGCAAGCTTCTTGTGTTTTATTCTTTGCATCAAGTAAGGCCTTTATAGACATAAAAATcctgaaaacaaaaatatgcaaatgagGAGCAAATACTAATTATGGTCctttattttaaacaacatttgaCACTATTTAAATGGTTTCACTAATAATTTAAtacagatatttttatttttgaaaaaatcagcTAATAAAATATCATAAGAATCTATCAAAATCCCTTTTCACTTGTTtcaatatttcatataattatgtTCATTGCATTAGTTTCATGAATTGCTCAGGTAATTCTACATCCACAAGAATATTAGCTGTTATGTATTGAATTCAAGTATACTCACTGTACAACGCCTTTGCCAATCTTAACTAAAGCTGTCTTAGGATCTTTCATTATGACCTTGAAACCATCAATGATATCCACGATACTTTCATAGATAAGTTTGGCATTCTGTGGAATTATAACAGTGATGGTCTGAACCAATGTctgaaagataaaaataaatcataaataaacattccaggctataaatatatatttatctgtaGAAATGACATGGGTAAAACAATTCTGtttcttttaataaattattcaaaaattaaataaccTTAACATTGCTCCTGCTTTACAGTGAGATCATCTATATATTACTTAAACTTACATTATAAAAGTTCATGATATCTGTTTTAACATCATTAAAGACTGTTGTCACTTTAACAATCAGATTTCTGAGTGGTCTTAAAAAGGGAGGCAGCTCTTCCTCATCGAGCTGTCCTAACATTTTCATCACATTGGCTGCTTTGTCTCTAAGACCCCAAACCtgttaaaaatttatgaaaaacataagagttatcaaatacaaaatcataAACTAAACACAATGTAAGAAAGACTTGAATTTAGGATGAAAGATACATGTACCTTATATCTTATAAACATAATCTCTGAAATCAGGAccttacaaaaaacaaaatcagtaaTTAACAGTAAAGATCAGAGTGCCCTATTCTTTGTATGAATCTGTTTTATTTTAACACTTGCCCACTGACAAAATATCATCTCTCTATGGCAATGATATAAACCTTTAatcaaaactttaacaaaatCAGCAATCTATAAAATGTAGGTCACAATGACTTAATTTACATACATTCATTCAttgatattaaaacaatatacacAAACAAATCATCCATCTTCCTCTTTCTACCAATCTCTGCAGCAAACGTCCTTCTCACTCTTTCAAGAAACTCTTCAGAAATTTGTTTCCCTGATTTTATAACTATTGATGTATTTATAAGACAATTTCGACATATTTAAATTCTCAATTTATTTCTACTTGAGAAAGTTGCGTCAATAAAAAACTTGCACAATTTAGTAGGTTTAcagttttgttgggttttttcttTAGTTAACTCCATTTGGAATATATACCTTGCCAGGTAACTCCTTCAAGGCATCTATGAATTCATTAACAATGTCTTTGATGCTTATCTGACCCCCAATCAGGTCTTTAAACAACTGCACTCCTGTTTCAATGGCATCAACAATCTCTTTCACTTTCGTGTCAAACTGTGTGGCCAATGAAGCTATTTTCTTCATGTCATTTTcctaaaagtaaaacaacaatgaATTATCCTCAACAAGTCATGACTTATACCAATATATAATATTAGGGGACAATTGTTATTCTGAgcattttaaattggaaaaaaaataataaccagAATGCACAAAATACTATAGAATAGAAATTGAGTAAACGAATAAGTCCGTTCAGTTTTATTTAAGGTATTTTTCCATGATGTTTAATTTTTTCAGCGAAATGTTAAACTGTTGTCAAAATTAACATGTTATAAAATAACTGTGTCAAACATAAAATGtataaagttataaaatctataaatcaggccattagttttcttttatagccgaccttcggtatgggtttttctcattgttgaaggcctaacagttgcctataattgcttacatccacttcatttgaactttggtggatagttgtctcataggcaatcataccacatctccttatttttttatcagcaatttgcataaaaaaaataaaaagatattatcATAACAGTGTGAATACAGACACCTACATATAACTCTATAAAATACAATGTCCAACAAATCCTCTGTATGTGATTCACAGAGGAACTTGTAAAAAAATcttatgtttttcaatttatctCAATTCCTGTCCAAATAtttataactacatgtacattttcCTAACTTAAATAAATACAACTGTTTAACTGACAGTGGCTGATAAACCATCAAAAGACTGTATTTTTTATCCAACATACTTGTAAAATATTCAGATTGTACTGGGTGCCTCCTTTAAAACAAAGTCTGGCTACAAAGAAGTCTAAGTTGAAGTCCAAAATTCCAAGGAGTACTCTTGCATAGGCCTCATCGTGAACATTTATTCTCAAATGACCGCTTAAGGGCTCTACAAAATTTTTAACATTGATgcttaaaaaatatacaatttttagtTGAACTCTGACCTCAACTTCATATGTCAAATATTCCTAAGGGTATATTATATCTGCAGTGCCAGATGTCTTTAAACAAAGAGGTATGTAATCACTATATTTCTAGGCAGAATAAAAACGTGACAACTATACTTTCTAAGGGTTTGTGATCTCTGCAGTATCAGAGGTCTTTAACAAAGATGTGTCTAATTACTTTTGTTTCTAGGCAAAATCAAAATAGAGACAACTTACCAATTTTCAGATCGAGCATGTTATACATGATAATACCAAATGCAGCACCTATAGTTTCAGATCCTAACATTTTTCTCCAATCAACACTTGGGGCCTCAAGTCTAAAGTTTATCTTAGGAAACTTTTCCAGAAAACCCAAGGATCGTTTTTCTCTGCGTTGAGGTGCTATTTCCATGATTCCAGACTCATAGGGATCAATAATACCAGTTCCATTAACTTCTTCTCGTCtggataaaaacataaaatattaataaaacctGAAAGAAATTCATAAATTTAGGTTTGAAAAGATTTGTCAAAGTTATAGGCACTATTTGTTTTAATTGGGCAATTTCAGTaataaaccaactaattttccaAGTCCTTATTTCTTAAACTTACGCTTTTAGAGGTGTGATAATCCTAGCTTGAGGATGTGCCTGATACTGCAATAAAGCCTCATAACGGACCTCATCATTTTCATCATACATGGCAGCTTTATACATCTCATCAGCAGCCTGAAAAAAAGTGTAATGACCAATCTATCACCAATTTTTAGTTAAGTATGTCAaggtaatgaaaaataaattttatatgtcCATAATATGGATGGAGTTTGCTTTTTTTCACTTTGTTAAACTGTTATACAATGAAAATTCATCTTAAAATTAATTTGGATCATGACTGTGTAAAAAAAGGAAGACAACTGAAATTTATTGTTGGTGAATATCAAATAATTCAATTCATACTATACAGGAAGTAAatctttatattcattttttatgaaaTGCATAGGTTTCATAGGGGGAAAAAACTGAAACTAGAACAAACGAAaggtaaaattaaagaaaatttttttttttttgacaacatTTTCCTGACAATTTAAGCTAAGTTTATACAAATTACCGTGTATGTACAAAATTGGAGATTTATTTTGTATAACCTACATACAACTCACCATTTCATGTTCATATTTCCTAAGAGCATGAACTCCAGCTCTTTTGATCCAAGCTGAGTTAGTTGAGTTGATATGTGAAACAATATATTCAAAAGAGAAGTCCATTCTGGCATTTCCTAATGTTTCTAACAGAATCACTCTCCAATGGTCGTAATCAATTTGTTCCTGTTCGCTCTGAATGGCTCTTTTCTTTCTGTATTCAAATGGATCtaacaaaatatacaatatttatgTGAAAAACTTTAAGCAGATTTAATCAATTTAACCCCTATTGTAGGGGGAAAATCCTCTGAAAAAGGGATGGAATTTATGAAAAGAACTAAGGAATTTTCCTTTCTTGCAttgaatcaaaaacaaatatagagaggttcaaaacaaaaaacaaagataTTACCATGTATTCCTAGCCATTGATGAACTCGTACAGTTATTTTGATAGCTTCCTCTTCCCGACCTGCTTTTGATAACTTGTGTGACACTGAGCCGAGACAGAGTAAGACCCTTTCATGGAGATCCTCTTTGTACATCTCTTCTGGGTGGTTCTCCTTGTTAAATACAAGGTCTTCCATGGCAGCTATCATATTCTGAAATAAGAAAGAATCAAACTATAGTTTATActttcaaaaaatgaattatattatatatatatgtatatgtatatgcgGAGCCCGAAAAAGCATCATTGATGCAGcttgtaaaaaaaatcagcttACCTATGAAAAATTTATGGCAAAGAAAATTCCTAAATTACTGAAAGCATTGGGAGTCAGCTCCTCGTCTGATTCAGACGATTAAAAACAGTACTTGTTTataaaaatggtgaaaaataGCTGGTTTTCATTAAAACTATATCTCTCATTGTTTTCCTTTATAAAGCATGTAGCCACATTTTTCGAGACATTATGTATTTTGAGATGACCTACAGGTACGTTTACCTGTAATTATCATCGTCAACTTAAATGTTATTGTAAACTTAGTTTCCGAAAACGTCTAATAAGACAGCAGCTAAATGACACAAGAACAAAATCTAGAGGACAACAGATCTTAAATAAATAGATAGGTGTCTTTTCAATATTGAtgactgtggattcattaattttggTGGGATAccattttcatggattttgtggtTACAGGTGAACAactaatttaaatattcaacaaagaacaagttttctataggcttgtatgcagacttttgtAAAACCaccaaatcaaatatccatgataattccaccttatgtaataatgctgtattttgattggataagaGAAATGGTATATTTCACAAATTTTATCtatattgagattttcttttcaCTTTCGGTGAATTTGTCATATTAAAGAGAATTCCATGTGCCAATTTCCAAACATTTTCAGTAAATCCTgtctaaaacaaataattatgttCTCATTTTATTGTTTGACCAAGACTGAAGTTTGATAATCAGATTAATATAGGCTAATGGCATTGAAAGCATTCAAAGTAGACGGTTATTCTACAGGTTAAGGTTCGTTAGATTTCAGCTttaaacatgaatgtgtccaaagtatacagatgccccactcacactatcattttgtatgttcagtggaccgtaaaattggggtaaaaactctaatttggcattaaaattagaaagatcatatcatagggaacatgtgtactaagtttcaagttgattggacttcaatttcatcaaaaactaccttgaccaaaaactttaacctgaaacgggacagacagacgaacaaacaaacgaacgaatggatagacggacggacaaacgcacagaccagaaaacattatgtccctctactatcgtaggtggacGATAGTagggcataaaaatgtttttatttatatctgtttcaatgtatcattttgtttatcattttaaagtcATAAATTGTCTTTAAACAGTTCTTGGGGAAATAGCCAATTTATCATTAACTTTATACGAGTACAATACATACATCATGTGGTGGGTTGTCTTTTCCTACAATGTGAGTCAGCAGCCTTAAGATAAGTGTAGGCTTAGGATCAGGACTCTTTAGAATATAATCTGCCAGGAGGTTCTCACTGAAATTTGTATAGATGACTCCAAAAGCATCCAACATGATGTTCATTGCTCCTACATACCTTGAacgactgaaaaaaaaagtttaaaaaaaaactaagggaAATAATTCATTAGAACCAACCTTCTGTTGGTAAGGACAATTATCAGTGTCATCCTTACATGgattttttattatgtaaatagtCATTACTTCTGGTTGTAATTTAAATACTATTCCTATTACTTAACACTATGCAATCAGTAATGCACAGGAAAATTCACAAAAAGTTTTGGAGTTAAAGTGTTTTAAGctaaatgaaaatttttaataaCCTTAAAGCTTACACTTCTATCTTTTTGTCACAATACAATTAAACTTTAAGGGGAATCTGACTTACTCTGATTTCAGTTCTACGAAATAATAGTTAGCAAGTTTCACAAGTTCATCTTCGGGTATAGATTTCAGTACATCGACTATCTTGAAGAAACAAGCATTTGCTTCCAATGTACGACCTGTAAATAAATAGAACAACGTTTTTACACTTAACCTGTTTGAGGTGTACTAACTGATATCTTAGCCTGGGAGAACATGGTTCATTGTAAAATTATGGTAAAACACACAACTTCCATAAGGGCGCATTTATACATTTGTGACTGTCATTGTTCATCAGTGaggtcaaaggagtaggtccggtaagggctgattttggcctcaaatttcaggttcatctgatgaaagattatggacactttttaaacacttaagtgtctaattcagtcgattcaattagtttacgtgaaagattttaactgatttagtcatttcaAACGCTCaatttcaagcttaaatatgaaaaatctatcaaatatgtcataatatgtcacttttcagatggttttttgtcaaaaatgaaagggGTCGCATCCGTGTTTACTCTCAACCTTtacatatgttatgtattatcatcaaatacaacttacttttaaatattaagaatgaacacaaatggggacacttccatttaagacgaaaaccgtctaaaattgaactcaaatgctaaaattgtgaagatttcagtaatttagcatgacttaatgatgcttgtaccagatatatgtgcattgtattgtaaaacacagcccatatttatgtagcagaagtattctactttccaataaatagctaaaagtttacattttaacaattttgtaaaactgctatattttgggaccaaaaagggatcttactggacctactccttttaaaaaaatcaaatacttacAGGGTTCTGTATCATTTATAGAATATCTAAAAAATCGATAGCTGAAAATCATTGAAAAGcaacaaaaatgattattttcaaaatttgaatgagatttatcatgcatttttttttctttttttgtcattatgatatatttaccATTTTCC
This genomic interval carries:
- the LOC143056315 gene encoding uncharacterized protein LOC143056315, which translates into the protein MEDLVFNKENHPEEMYKEDLHERVLLCLGSVSHKLSKAGREEEAIKITVRVHQWLGIHDPFEYRKKRAIQSEQEQIDYDHWRVILLETLGNARMDFSFEYIVSHINSTNSAWIKRAGVHALRKYEHEMAADEMYKAAMYDENDEVRYEALLQYQAHPQARIITPLKAREEVNGTGIIDPYESGIMEIAPQRREKRSLGFLEKFPKINFRLEAPSVDWRKMLGSETIGAAFGIIMYNMLDLKIEPLSGHLRINVHDEAYARVLLGILDFNLDFFVARLCFKGGTQYNLNILQENDMKKIASLATQFDTKVKEIVDAIETGVQLFKDLIGGQISIKDIVNEFIDALKELPGKVWGLRDKAANVMKMLGQLDEEELPPFLRPLRNLIVKVTTVFNDVKTDIMNFYNTLVQTITVIIPQNAKLIYESIVDIIDGFKVIMKDPKTALVKIGKGVVQIFMSIKALLDAKNKTQEACFFLKDEKPYWWDITTVFEEIWALSQQAIKALATGGPNWIATTVIEGDDPVAKFTKGKVSQQQIKEQIIDNLTNIIDELLEPFDDLRGIADKFMKKYGDFFALVKKVKEAYAILKEGYEFGQSVINTIFGPKCHKDFPRLYRLDAGPCKGKGFYPSTIEKSGQAEYAVEGVDLEIDVGQTVIAPFPGIVYKGDNPDEVIIEANTAALKDIKIYINGVSVNTTILHKTDQLYIENRIAAGAPIGTAKQSPCYPFNSIHFAMMKGNGTVDPTKFLSPRFFEVPQWIQTCDDYKLVYKFETIAAGVIVGLGGQAQNNTSPKLDTSKVTAPAEPAPSEDPGAEADTIKSNPDGMYSKTKANANNLPDDSKNGKKGTYKYK